The following is a genomic window from Saccopteryx bilineata isolate mSacBil1 chromosome 4, mSacBil1_pri_phased_curated, whole genome shotgun sequence.
TAATTCTCTCCCTAAAAGAAATGAtcttgtctgatatatcaaaaaaTGTCATTTAGAATGAACAGTTTAGATAAATTACTACATTTACACAGCATTTTCCAGTTTTGCAAATAGCATTTCCATATTTGATCCTTAGCAACcagaattttttaatatttttaaatctcagtcatttattttttatttattcattttagaggtgtgtgtgtgcgagagagagaaagagaaagagaaagagaaagagaaagagagaaagagaaaggggggaggagcaggaagcatcaattcccacatgtgccttgactaggcaagcccagagtttcgaattggtgacctcagcgtttcaggttgacgttttatccactgcggcaccaccaGTTGGACCTCATTCTCTTATtaggaagaaactgaagctcagtttctttgagtagtatgaacgttcctgtacgtcctcatgcctcctgaccatccagagtatgattattttaaaaatgtgtaaggcaacattaaaaaaaggcaaatgtatgttcttatttccataaattggttatcaaacaaacatgattttaagataAAACTGGAAttggaattaatttcattttttgaaaaataaacaaaaaacaaaaactcacttccaggggtcagcaagcatgaaaaaaactcactactcaaaggattaatttACCCAAGTGCTTTATGATAAGAAATTAAAGTGGAGGGATGACTGACTCCCACGGAAAGAAAGCAATTACTTAAACGCTTTAGAGCAAAAGAAAAGCCTCATATTCCTTATTGCCTGAGATAGAACAGCTATAAATTTATGCTGTCTGAAAAGCAATATTCACTAGAGCCTGCCTGTACTTCTCTAGTAGctttatagaaaaacaaatattcatgtttattttgcatCTCAAACTATTAACATTTGCAAGCAAAAACAGGACCTATAACAAGCAGAACTAGATTATTTTTTCAGAATGGCAAAGATAATGAAAGGTGTTACTAACCCCCTCTATGATTTACCACTGCTGAGATTATTCCTTAACAAgtaaacactttaaaaacaattttctccCAAAGCTCATTTGCCAGATTCCATAAATTAGCTGCTACAAAAGGATCTATATATGAGAAACTCCAAATTACTAAGAGACTTTTTTCCCTATCTACTAAAAAGCATATTAAATACACAATGCTGGCTACGTTATTATACATAATGATGGAAAACAACAGCTGATAGCCAGTTTGGGACAAATGCCAACTGTTCCCATTTGTCtgacaatattaaaattaattgctaCAACACTCAGTTTTCAAAGAATATTGTTATCTCTAAATGAGAAAGTACGCTCAACTAAAATCCTAAAAAGGACTTAAGATAATGGTGCCTGATTTGcaatattagttttaaaaattttaatgttctcATGTATAAGTAAACACATCTCAAcagctttatatattttcatatattttattttttaacacttatAATTTTGCAAGCTAGCAGTAAAATATTGTCCTCAATATTTTACTAATTAGCACCGTATACCTTTTAAAGCTAACTGGAACATCATTTAATTGTAAatgattgtaaaataaaatgatcacttCAAATGCCAGTTTAGTCTCAAGTAAGATGTGAACCattaattttatcattatttttggcTTTATGCACAAAAATGTACTTCAAAgatgaaataataaaagcagTTCTATTAATTTAACAAATCAAAGTACCACTGTTGAAAGCAATATTTAATCTCTGAAATTATGTAATTAAAGAGGCATATAAGTTGAGAAATCAACTAAAGAAACTATAACTTAAGAGTTTCTTACTTTTTAGAAGAATGAGGAAAATTCCATGGTACAAATACCAGTTACAAATACGGTTTAGTATATGTATCTTCGTGCTTACTTAGGAGTTTGGCCTTACCAAAAAGCCATCAGAATGTTCAGGGTACAGGCACAGCTGGAGGCCTGAAATAAAATTGCTCAGTGCAAAAGATCCCAAGCCATTCATGTACTTTAAAATGGAAGCCTAGACATTTAACTCCTTTTTCAActaaaaaatcttttgaaaatgtgaaaaaatacctaattatattaaaattacttCCACACATTAAAGAAGGGGGATTTTTCATTTCTTGTTTTGTAATTAGAGCATTCTTCAGAGCTATGGGGTTAAGTTCTAAGTCATGACTGACTGCATACTAGCATGCCTGTTTTGCATACCAGTAGAATCCAGTCCAGTTTTGCCATTTGTGGATAACTATGACAAGATACAAAAGCATGTGTTTGCCATAAATAGCTCTGGCTAACAGCAAACTGCTCTCACTGAGTAGATCAAATTCTCTATAAGGAGAACAGTCTGAACCACAGCCAAATCCCTAAAGTTTAAAACTGCtctatcaattatttctttgcattttgcaAAATATATTAATAGCAGCTGAAAtgaaagtttgtaaatataatattagTAAACTTGTGAAGGacattttacaaattattttcattatgatcAAATACACagtaaatatgaattaaaatgtaACTACCCTAATTTAACCAGAGAACAAATCAGGTGTGAATATTTATGTCAAAgtgcaaaaaaataatttctaatttccaTATTAACACATAATAAACTAATGCTTATAAAATATTACtgctataacattttatattagttGGCTTTAGAATAGTGTATTTTCTAAACCCGACTGGAAAATATCGTGTATGAATATTGtacaaaaaaattcttaaatgacCAGTGCAGAGATTAATTATAGCTGTTTACACTAAAAGTTATTTCATGTAACTTTGCAAAATGTCCAAGGAAAACAAGGCAACGTTCTGTAATATGCCACAATTTTTATTGCAACGTGGCTATTTTTGTGAGGGTAGGGAGTTTGATCTCAAAAACAACGTTCCATTTAAGGCTCTTTTATACAGAAATTGCCATCATGACTGATAAAATATCTTTAGTGTTGCAAGACTTACATGGTAAACAAAACTACACTTACTCAGTAGTGTACACTCAAAGGAAAACAAGAAGGCATTAGTAACAACTACTTCTTTTAAGAAGATAGGCAGGTAACAGGAATGAACACTGAGGTACTAGGATAAGTTGATGACACCATTAATACAACTTAATTGGCATTCCTTTTGGGGGTAGGAAGTTAAACTCAATACAAAAAAGTGCTTTCAATGCATAGTGTTATATTCGTGCTGCCATGTCACAAAAATAGGCTTGCCAAGGCAGGTGAGGTGTATGAATGCTGGAGCCTCACAGAACTGCAATCAAATGCAACCATAAATAATACTGAATAAAGTTTACCATCTGACCAGTGGATAATACTTTCAAGGCATTCAATTAGCTTACCCTTTGCGGTATTCTAAGCTATTCACACTGACAATCACATTTATTGTAGTGCTTGCTGCAAAGGAGGTATAACCAGTTTTTTTGGCTAAAATATCATGGGAAGGCATTCCTTGGGTTCTATATCAAGGTAACAGTATTAAATAGTCTAATGGCAATCACTGATAGGCTGCTTATATGAACGatagttcactcattcatttgtgTTGGAAGGACCCAgtgggaaaagggaaaagaaacaaaacaacccaaaacctaATACTATTCCAATTGACTAAGCTGGAGAAATGGAAGCTCCTTAAGATCCAGATGGCACTTGGCTGTCATTTTACAAGGGTTTTCCTTCAAGTGAAACTACTACATTGCCTCCCAATTTCTCTCCAAGTGTCGAACGGTCCTTTATGTCATCCAAACCATTTACTTGCCACTCATGCTTAatacctaaaaagaaaaagaaaaagattatccCATTACCTTATTATAATTAAGAAAGTATAATTCCTCTGCACAAAATAATCAATGTTTGTAcctgtaaatttctttttaatggcatCTTTAGAGCTAGCATAAATCATCTTGCTTTTTAATGGTGCACTTTCAGGAGccctacagaagaaaaaaaaccaattgTTGAATcccacttaaaagaaaaacaaaagcaaaactgaCTATGTTAATAATAATCCTtgcattttaaaagtacttttttcttttgtttttacacaCCAGAATATAAATACTAGGTCTTCTTTCTTAGACTCTTTTGTTTCGTATGTGGCATCGTACAAAGCATATCGGCAATCATTCAGAGGTAGCAACTTCACAAAGGATGTGTAGGGGTCCTCTACAGTATCACCAATGTCACCCACCAAGATCTGCTTTGCTTCCTCTACAATTATTTGTCTTTTGTCATCACTTAAACAGAAGAgaactgctttctttctttttttgatctCTTCTTGTGTAGAAGATTTTCTTACTTTCATATCATTAAAAACTTTGATGACTTCATCATTCACTGTAACTCCAGAagcctaaaaataataataaaaaaaaacagtaattcaGAATAAGTGTTTTGGTTTTAACCAAAATTACTATTTGCATAGTGAGGATTCACTTTATAGTCTCATCAAAAACTGCACCTTTCCATGCAAGCAGTCCAATTTGtcacattttaattattagtATATGATACCCCCTAAGGATTCTAACTCATCTGGCCCCATTCATCCTTTTTGCAAGTGGTTTGCTGGCTGAAGTAAATGGAACTTAGAGGGAAATGAACAAATACAGGTTGTCCCATCCTGAAATGTTTCCTCTTTTCACTGGGTGATGTCAGAGCTTCAGGAGCAGCAGCAAAAATACCTTCTGTATTGTGTCAACTCTGTAGGccttaaaaaaacacttttggaTTTCAGTTAATGCgtctactattttttttctttaaagtcatCCTAGTCGGTGTCGTTTCCTCATAAGGAAAGAGAATCAAGTGTGAACTCCAAACCGCCCACAGCTGCAACATAACTGCCTCACAGCGCAAATGTAGACACCAAAACTAAGGATCTATtgtaaaaagctttttttctcaccgcgagaaaatattttaagaagacttttcccacctccctaatcttcCCCCAAAGATTTCTATTACAGGCTATCCAGACCCTCACCAAAAGCCCTCTACAAGGGCTTTACAGCACGTACCAATTTTAGACCGCGCGTATTCAGAAAAAATAGGCAGCTAAGGGCAAGCGCGACACGCGCGGGGTGAGCTCCGCAGACTCTCCTGCGTCGCCGATCGCCGCTCCCTGGGTCGCGGCGCCTCCGGCCGCCTCCCTCCCGGCTTCGGCCCCGGGCCCCGACCCCCGACCCGCGCCAGGGCCCTTTTCGCCCTCAGGAATCCGAAGAGCCGCAGGGCCCGGCCTGACGGCGGGAAAGCAGGCCGGCCGCCCCGAGACAGAGCAGCGGGGCCGCGCAGAAGCGCCCACCTTTAAAGCCAAAATCAGGTTAAAATGGCGGCTTCAGTCCCAGGCCCTGTAGGGCCGTTAGCGCGCCGCGCCCGGGCCGCCCGACCACCCGGCCGGCGCGATCGCCTTACCATAGTGCTCGCGGTTGTGGCTGCGGCGGCGGCTCGGGCTCCGGCTCGGTGGCactgggagaaggaggaggggcggGCAAGCGGGCGCGGCAAGTGCGGGGCACGCCGGGAGCTGCAGCCCGAGAGGCGGCTGCTGcacaggcggcggcggcggcggcggctacGACGACGACTCGGGGGGCTGCAGGCGGCCGGCGGGCGGTCACGTGCGCGCCCCGGACTGGCCCTTCCGCCTCCCGGCCCCTCCGCCGCCAGGCCCCGCCCGCGTCCTCGACTTGACCCTCGGCGCGCGCCCCACAGGCCCAGTTGACTACGCGGCAGTGGCCGGAGACTAGGATCCTGGCTGAGACGCCTCTAGCGCGCGGGCACCACCGTCGGCCTTCGGGGGAAGGCGCCAGGCCCGCCGAGGGGCGTCTCCACGCTGCCTTCCGGGGGCGCTGCTCTCGGGTTGGCTGTGTGTGAGGGGAGCGCTCACCGAGATGTCTCTTTTATTCACCCGTGGTTTACACCGAAACGGGCTGGATTCCAACGTTCTGAATCATTTTGGAAAGCCCCCGTAGAGACGGTGTGAATTGTCAGATCTGCTTCTGCTTACAACAATTAAATGTGATAAACACACTAGGGGGTTACCCAGTTGATTGAATTACTCCggaaaaaagcaaaatgataAAGCGGTGGAAAATCACTTTCCAAAGTCTGGTTGCAATAACAACGGGAAAAAACTGGTAGTAACATCCCTTGGCAATATCTGTTTATATATCAGACCTCATAGGAAATGGACTGTACTCTGCCAGGTTTTTCTTGATGAAGTCCCAGCTATGACAGCTGACATCAAATAAGTGGACCTAAGAGCAGAgatttctccctcttcttggcAATCATAACCTCTTGCAGCAAAACTTGTATAACTGAGACAAAGATCTTCACTAACATTTTTCATACTTAACAAGTATGCCATTTGTCATAGAAAAAATTGTCACTTTATACTTTGAGGAaaattttcataaagatttaAATTAACTTTAACCTGACCCGTGGTACACAATGggtagatcaggggttgggaacctttttggctgagagaactatgaatgccacatattttaaaatgtaattccgtgagtgtcatacaatatgtttaacactaaatagaagtaaatgtgtgcattttatgtaagaccaacacttttaaagtacaaaaagtctctgaattctttttaataacgttgttatgctgttgctaaccaatgatgaataaagtacttcttaccattaatgcgacttctggtgctgcatggttttgctgatggctttgtagtctggttgatacaaggtaaggttaagcttcatgcaggcattgagactttcaTCTGTtcaacgtgattgtaggttggtcttaacatttttTAGACGTGAGGAAGACTGCTCATATGcgtacgtagagccaaacattgtcagtacagcaatactcacacgctgcagtgtgtggtatgtgaccaGAAGCGCatttcaagttttgacaatcagctggtccgcgggttgaagttttttcatttctcccacttgtgtttgctcgccaactctgcttgctgtcatgcaagtctttccaaatcttcattcagtgacttgaacttattcacccacatgtctgaggtcttcaggtcagcagcttatagctcaaaatctctgacggagacaccgaggatgtaactcaggtcggtgctgtccactaCACACtcttgtggatgggtgatgaacttaaaaagatgagcgcgctcatgaaattctccaaaatgcactttgaatgactgcaggagattaggtgtgaagcccgctagctgctggagatcaagatgttgagcagggtcacttgctgtgcatgcatctttaaactctcccagtttttccaaagtgtagtaaacgacctgtttcaatgtctgcaacgaagagttccagcttgttttcaaatgcaaacactgtttgttgaagggataagactgtatttccaacgccttgcattttcacactgagctggttcagatgttcagtcatgtccacgagacagtagaacttcaggagccactcagtgttagctaactcaggatgctcaatgtttttcatttcaagaaaagtccagatttcgctcagacaagctgcaaaagagctgggcaccttccctcttgacaatcaacgcacattgctgtgcataAACAGactaggataattattcccaacttcatccagcagtgttttaaactggtgatcatttaaagcttgggcaacaataaagttgaccacccgaatgaccagtgacatcacctcaccaagctgctcgccacaaagcacctcctgatgtagaatgcagtgaaaacatacgatgagtctcttttcatgtttacaAAGAAGCGCTAAGAATCCTctctttttccccaccatgcacggagcagcatcagtacacaccaaaataagtttatccatcggtagattttttttctttagcgaactcagtgaaagacttgaataaatcctcccctcttgttatctctttcataggcaaaacagcaagactttcctcatgtagtgtgtcaccgacagcataccttgcaatcacactgaactgggataaatggcttacgtctgttgactcatccaaagcgagggaaaagaatggtgctgcatttattccttcacttgtgttgccttgatttgatttgccatcatgatggtacgatcgtgaacagttcttgctgacagaggcatgtcttttattcatttgattatcttgtctttatccgaaaagtcgtaaaaagttcattggcaacatcaagcatgaatattttggcatacttcccatctgtgaatggctttccgtttctcacaattgctaaagcaccagcaaagctagccaaattccagtcaccttgttgggtccaaacacggagttgctgctgactagcttgcactctgcacagtagctcttgacatgctttcttcctgctgtcccccgctggatacttcgatgcaaatgtagtatggcgtgtgtcgaagtgtcgctttatatttgaccgtttcatcgatgcaattttatcattgcatattagacacactgtagaacctgctctctccacaaaggcaaatttctctgtctattcctgctgaaaagtacgatactcctcatctttttttcttttagccatcttcttcttcaaaagggtttctgcaattagctagttgactacttgattaaaaggagggaagtttacttcctgacctcacaaggacccgtgtaccttacgcattatccaataaaaatttggtgtcccagaggattgctgtgattggctccagccacccgccaccatgaacatgagcggtaggaaatgaatggattgtaatacatgagaatgttttatatttttaacattattttttttaatttaagatttgtctgtgagccagatgcagccatcaaaagagccacatctggctcgtgagccataggttccagacccctgggaaagattgttgacctggaacgttgaggtcccaggatccaaaccctgaggttccagatttgagtgcaggctcaccagcttgagcgcaggcatgGTTGtgggcctgagcatgggatcatccacAGAatcctgtggtcgctggcttgagcttccCCCACCACCACTCCCCGTCCCCCCTGCATCCAGGCACCTATCAGAGGCAAGCAATGAAggactaaagtgctgcaactaggagtggatgcttctcatctctcttgcccTTTTTGTCTCCcttgctcactaaaaaacaaaaactaaattctTAATGAGTTTATAATGAAAAGTTATAAATGAAACACTTTAGTGTTATCTGTAATGAAAAAGATTTAATTGTATTTACTTAGGGCTGATTTATGCTACCTTTTCTCCTAAATGTTTACGATTTCTACCTTACTCTCTTCATTTggaaaatgactaaaattaatttaaaactctGATcaatagttaaaattattttgtaaaaaatactTGCTCTAAAAAGATAGAATTGTTATTGCTAAACACTGTTGGGAACAAAATAGTAAGTCCAGCTAAACTTTGAAGCAAACTAAGAAGTGCAGTGTGCTGGCAGTTTGGGTATTAATCTTGGCACTGTCCCATCTCTAACCTCCAAGGGCTTTCAACGCTGACAGACCTCAGgtgcttcatctgtaaaacaagttCTGATTAAATTATCTTTAGTCCTTCTCagctttaaaattcaattttgtaGTATATCAGTGTTTTTTAAGAAATGGTTTGTACATGTTTTCAGGATTAAGTAAATATAGGGATGGAAAATCCTAATGAGTAGGAGTTGTGTCCTAGTTTGCATGATAAATTCTTGCATCCAAAATTTAATATGATTTAAATGGAAACATGTTAGGTATTGCCTATGAAACCATAGACCTAGTTTTTATGCCCATAGCTtgtgtttaattaattaattaattagggcCTTGATCAGAAGGACTTGGGTCTCCCATGCATGGTGCAAGGGAGTGGGTCTTCCATactgttcattttcttaatgggAAGATTGACGTAGTTTAGAGACAAAAATTGAGAAGAAATTTCCCAATGCCTAAGCATGAATCCCAAGCAAGCAGATAATAATACTTTAACATTTAGCTGGTATCATGTAGTTTATGAAACCTTTTACTTTCTTAACTCTTTAGGAATTCCAAGGAAATCATGGAGAATGGCATTCCAGGACTCCTATATCTACCTTGTGTGGATATCAGCAACTCTTCTTCCTATACTTTTCCTCTCAGAGTCTCCCTTCCTTCTGAGCCTTGAAATTTCCAGCAAAGAGATTCCACAGAGGCCAAAATCCTGGCAGAGACAGGGACACCTAGACTAGATGTCAGAACCTCTCCCACCAAAGCTGGGGATTCCAAAGATGTTAGGCACTCCCAGCTGTGACATCAACCCCTCTCCaaacttctctgtctctttcagagTTCATCCTCTCATGTTCTAGGATTCTCGTCCTGAAGATATTCTTGTCTTTGCATATACTGTATCTTGTTGCCTTGGAATAACTTGTTTATGTCTTTTGCCACCCCACTATACTGTAAACTCCTTAATAATCTGAGCCCTACTCATCTTTGAATTGCTGGAACCTGgccataataggtgctcaatagatGATGAAGTAATACATTTAAGATGCTTTAGTGctataatgcagtggtccccaaccttttttgggccacggactggtttaatgtcagaaaatattttcatggactggcctttagggtgggacggataaatgtatcacgtgaccgagacaagcgtcaagagtgagtcttagatggatgtaacagagggaatctggtcactttaaaaaaataaaacagcctgacctgtggtggcgcagtggataaagcatcgacctggaaatgctgaggtcgccggttcgaaaccctgggcttgcccggtcaaggcacatatgggagttgatgcttccagctcctccccccttctctctctctgtctctctctcctgtctctctctccctctctctctctcctctctaaaaatgaataaataaataaaaatttaaaaaaaaaataaataaataaaaaataaaacattgttcagacttaaatataaataaaacgaaaataatgtaaattatttattctttctctgcggactggtaccaaatggcccatggactggtaccggtccatggcccaggggttggggaccagtgctataaagagaataaaagaaatctgAAGATTATGAGGCCTTTCTACATATCCTTGCTCTTAGAATCTCAGGGTCAGTAGCAACTCCTCTTCATAACTGTTATTTTTAACACCTACCACCACTGATGTGGTAAAGGGACAGTACGTTCAAGCATTGCTGAATGAATTTTGGCCCCTGTGTAGTGGAAGGATCTGAATGTCAGGCATCATATATGTTAGTTTCTACTCGCTGctataacaaatcaccacaaattaGTGGTTtaaaaacaacacagatttattgGCTTAcatttctggaggccagaagtcagaaattcttcttcttttttttttgtgtgtgtgtttttttctgaagttggaaatggggaggcccagcatgcccaccaggggcgatgctctgcccatctggggcgttgctctattgcaaccagggccattctagcacctgaggcaaaggccataaagccatcctcagcatccgggccaactttgctccaatggagccttggctgcgggaggggaagtgagagacagagaggaaggagtgtcGGAGTGGTGgatagcagatgggcgcttctcctgtgtgccctggccgggaatcgaacccgggactcctgcatgccaggccgacgctctaccactgagccaactggccagggccagaaattattCTTATGGGACTAAAATCAGCACTTCATTGCTTTGAGAGGCTGTAGAGAAGATTCCTTTTCCTTGCCtttcctagcttctggtggctgcctgTTCCTTGATTTGTGGCTCTCACACAGCAATTGCCCCACTTCCACCCCTGCTTCAGTCATCagatctctcactctctcccctctgcctccctcttccacttctaAGGACCACTGTGATTACTTGGGACCCAATGGATAATTTAGAATAATCTCCCATCTCAAAGTTATGTTGATCATGTGCAGTCCTTTTTGCTATATTCTGGGTTCTGGGTTTAGGACAGGGATATATTTTGGGGGTCATTATTTTTCCTACCACACCACATCTGTTCTCTTTAGCATTATCAAGCCCAAACAAACGGTTAACAGGTGGGACCCTGCGCAATCCACTACTAGAACACACATCTAAACTATAATTTTCCTTTTGCTGGAGACAGGAATAGCAGGAAAAAAGAATCATTAGGAACTAAATGATAGTAGCCTCAAAGAGGATGGGTCTGAATGGAATCTCAGCTCTGGCACAGTAGTGTCATTTACTTAACTGCTCTAAGGTTGTTTCCTCAGCTCTGACACAGTGATATCATTTACTTAACTGCTCTAAGGTTGTTCCCTTGTGTGTAAAATGGGGATCACATTACTTCTTTCCTCTTGGGATTATGGTGAGGATCATgtgagataatgtatataaaactcCTTCCAGCATAGGAACAGGAACGCTGGAGCTGTTACCACCAGTGCAGAAGGAATGAAGTTGAAAGGATGATTTTATCCTCACAGGCAAATCACAAGCATCCACAGGCTCATTGGTGTTGATTTGTAAGACTCAGCTAAAGTTTGTTTACTTAAGATTCTTCAGAAACTTGGAAAAGAGAACACCTCCTAATGCATATTCTCCCAAGAAACAGTCTAGATGGAGTTTCTGTGGCCATGTAAAAGTTTAACATCATTTTTCAAGTCCTATTTGAAACAATAGATTTGGAAGATTATGCAGAAAAATTCTGTTTGAGCCCCCACTCCTTGTCAAGACCATCACTCTCAGCTCCCCTAGCCACTTCCTGACAAAGACCAATGTAAGTGTGAGAACACTCACAACTTCAAACTGTGCCTTTCTACCCATGTG
Proteins encoded in this region:
- the CFL2 gene encoding cofilin-2, whose protein sequence is MASGVTVNDEVIKVFNDMKVRKSSTQEEIKKRKKAVLFCLSDDKRQIIVEEAKQILVGDIGDTVEDPYTSFVKLLPLNDCRYALYDATYETKESKKEDLVFIFWAPESAPLKSKMIYASSKDAIKKKFTGIKHEWQVNGLDDIKDRSTLGEKLGGNVVVSLEGKPL